The Vitis vinifera cultivar Pinot Noir 40024 chromosome 16, ASM3070453v1 DNA segment AATTGTTACCCCTAATCAAGTGTGTGACAAGGACAGTGTTGAAAGTTGTAATTTTccttatatattaaattttacacTCTAGagcttgatttatttattttaccatCTTTACTTGTAttataaatgtataaatatgagatataaaccaaagaaagtgagagaggaaaagaaatgtacattaagaatttattaattttttgcacagaaaaaatgctttaaatttcacgaagaaaataaaaatacaaattttaccTTTACCAACaagttccttttttcttttttcttcttttattttattttatttttattttttaaccatatCTAAGGATCACTTAGATTTCTTTTGTTAGGGGAATATTTAAACTCTGTGGAGCAATCATATTGCAAGTTCTATTTTAATTGTGATTGTGAGAATTTTTGTGAGAAATTACTATATACATGATTTactaaattttttcatatatatattacttgtttaattttattaatgacaTTAAATATATGTTGAATTGTCATTCAGTCAAATGCTTGAGtttgtaaaaagaaatattacatGTCttcaagaaattatttattatcattcaTATGTTTACAACCAATGACATCACATATCTTGTTATGATACGATAAATTGTTAAACTTTTTggatattgatatttaatggTCATGATAACACGTACAACCATGAGGTACTTCATCCAATTTTGTTTTGGGACTCCACACCACTTATGCTACAGGGAAAGGCCTCAAGGTGGGATTGTCGATTCTAATATCGGGTTAGGGGTAGAGCTTAAAGTGGCAAAATACGCTTTGTTATGTTCCTAATGAGATCATCAAGAGATGagctttttggtattgcaattcgAGGTACTGCTCAACCTTTAGAGACTATGTAAATGTATGGGTTCATGAGTAGTAAGACTTGAGCATAGTCAAGATTTATCTTAGATATGTTCAGACTTATGATTGCATATTTTACATTCTTTAAATGctattatgattattttatgtacatttctaatttctaatttattataCATATGTTTTAGAACTGTCTTTTATGTGAACTCATCATTATAACACTTGTGTATCATAACTATTCATTGGACCTTGTGTTATCTCAtagatttaatgttttttaggTGAAGACTTTTGTATTCCTATCAAGGAGATAGAATCATTTTAAGAGGACATCCACCTCTAATGCTTTCCTTGTTAAACCTGAGACATTTAATCTATTTTCATTAtgtattttagtttaattttatcacTTTCAAACATGTGGTTCATCTAATGAACCTTACTTCCTTTATCGTTGTATCTAATTGTTGTTTTATTAGCATTATCTAGTTATGTTTCATTCTTTTCATGctctatatataatattttttttagcgATTCCACTTTAAATTCTGATATGGAATGGGCTCACTTTCTCCTAGTGGCCCCTACTAGGGTGGGTTGTTACGATTATTTTAACTTTGATTTCAATAAAGTCGTTAATGATTAATAAAGTTTCGAAGTTTTAAATTGATTTCCATGCTTAACTAATAACCATTGATATTTTTTGGTGATATTAAATAGAACTCTCCACCAATATAGGATATGTATTGGGAGATTCTTTCTTTGATGATATATTGGATGCTAGGCAAACAAAGAAATGTAAATCTCTTTGTCTATACTAAAAAGTTGAATTCATTGATCACCCATCACAAATGTAATACTAAAATAGCATACTTAcattaggggaaaaaaaaaaacaaagtttattCTTATATAAGGTGAAAAAAAAAGGCCTTCATGATTTTGAAGACATTTATAATAACTTATCATCGGAACATTTAATCTTATTTGCTTCCAAATCCCGACACGTAATTGTAATTTAAGAATTGTAGGttgtaattaaataaaataaaaaagaaaaaggtctcattttaaaaatcatttaagcTTATAATATGTGAAATAAAACCAGAATACCAATTTGACTGTGTTCCAAgcattcatataaaaataataataatatatgaattttttaaaataatccaagtTTCATGTTCTCACCGATTAAAGTGTAATACGTAATATGATCAAATGTAATATTTATGTCATAAAAAGGTAATACCTGAATGGTTAAAGGTagtatatttgattaaaaagtatataaaatgttaattatttttatataattatataaaaaatttattttataaattttaattcttattttatgatttttttttttttgtatgaaaacacatttttttctgtatgaaaacacatttttttcaatattttgaaaacatgaaaagaatcaaagaaaagTGTGATTTTATacactcatataaaaataattataaaattaaaaccctttaaaaataatttaagtctTATAcatcaatcaaaataaaatatagtatttatattattaaaagatggtatctaaatgataaaaaaaaaaactcaataatgaaaataattagcataaaaattcaatataagatgaaaagtacttaaattattaaaaagctatatatatgacaaaatttaatattttaatacatgaaaaaaaaaaagtgttgaaAAAGTCACAAAAAGACATGAAAAGTAGACTGGAATCCACGCTAAATAAGAACatataagaaaacaaagaaacaaaagtaGATATGAACAAAATtaggtatattttttttaaggaaaattgggTTCATTTccttatcataataataataataataataataataataataataatatatttcagGATTTATTTTCAAACACTGAATTTCCGTACCCAGAAAAGCTTAACGATGAAGTAATGGTTGTTTTTAGAACCTTGGACTTATTTCAAACATAGGTCGACCAGCTCATAATCATTTCTAAAATCAAACAAAGAGAATTCAgcattattaaaaacattaatccaaactttaatatgatattttcctaataaaaaatcaattacgTAAAGACTTTTACACCCTCAGGAGCCTTCGTAGTTATCATATATTCCAAAGTAGGGAAGCCCAAAAGATCAGATATCTTTCTGCTCTGGAGAAAATGGTGAAAGCtgtttcctttcttcttcctcttcttcttcttcttcttcactcggcctccatcttcatcttctcaCAAGCCCAGTCGATTGTTTCACAGCCTCAGGTTCTCAAATCCAAAGATTTCACTAACATCCAGGTATGAACTGTGCTTTTTCTCGAGAAAATGATCCAGACAGACCCAAGTATTAGACTTGATTTCTTTTCCCTGATTTGTTTACTGTTTGGTTGCTCAGAATGTTGGGAGCTGTTCTTTCACAGTGGTCATAAAGACAAGCTGCTCGTCGGTCTCATTCACAAGAGATCAAATCAGTCTGGCCTTTGGTGATGCCTATGGCAATCAggttcattttttaatatttacatacactttctttttgtattttctggGATAAATCGATTTATTTCTGAATTTAAAGATGAACCCATAAGGATTTGGGACAAACccattgaagaaaaattaagttcTGAACTCtactttctatatttttaaatatttaaaaaaaaattatatatatgtatttgaataattaaaatatttgtacaATTAAAAGGAGTTCaaacaaaaatgattaaaatatatttttaaatatatatagaaatgacttttgtaatttaatttttttttaaaaggaaaaaaaaaaaaacttatttctaGGAAGAGTGTActgattaattttcattttttattttatttttaatttgaaaaaaaaaaaaaaaaggtttatgcCCCAAGAATAGATGACCCATCAACAAGGACGTTTGAAAGGTGTTCAACAGACACGTTCCAGATAAATGGACCATGTACATACCAGGTATGTCATGTAGCTCTCTACAGAAGTGGAATGGACGGTTGGAAACCAGAGAGCGTGAAGATCTACGGCTACAATTCGAGTCCGGTGACGTTCTACTACAATGCTTTTGTTCCAAGTGGAGTATGGTTTGGATTTGATTACTGTGGGAGGGCTGGACAATCTCCTCCACTACTTCGTTCCTCTGGAAAATGGTTTCTAGGTGCCATTCCTGGATTTCTCCTCAATGCTATGGTCTAGTGCCTTTCTTTTGTTGGGTGTTTATCAGTCAATACTATGTAAGATTATCTTATCCCACATATGTTTTTTAGTAaatttctttctccttttgtcCGAGACATTCAAGTATGGTGTAAAATTTCACTGGTAATTACAATTTCACATTGATAGATAATTGATTGTTCCTTCCTTTTATCATTATCTACCGTCATTAGA contains these protein-coding regions:
- the LOC100258419 gene encoding embryo-specific protein ATS3B, with product MVKAVSFLLPLLLLLLHSASIFIFSQAQSIVSQPQVLKSKDFTNIQNVGSCSFTVVIKTSCSSVSFTRDQISLAFGDAYGNQVYAPRIDDPSTRTFERCSTDTFQINGPCTYQVCHVALYRSGMDGWKPESVKIYGYNSSPVTFYYNAFVPSGVWFGFDYCGRAGQSPPLLRSSGKWFLGAIPGFLLNAMV